A segment of the Necator americanus strain Aroian chromosome IV, whole genome shotgun sequence genome:
TCTGATTAATTTTTGCAATCTTTATGCTCGTCTGTTATTACATTGTATAATCTTTGCAGATTTTCTCTGCCTTCTCTGATTTGTGTAATACCTCTCTGTATGAGTGTAATTGCTGACTCACATTTTTCGCAGTTCTCTTCGTCCACAGTAAGACAATCAGCTCTTGTTGTGTACTACTTGGTTTTGGAGACAAGATATTTGAGTGTTGATGCGCCCAGCACCATTGGTGTTTTGTGGAAATGAAGAgccatatattttttattggcTAGACTTTCCAAAATTAACTCTGCTGTGATCAGTCAGCGATTTAGGTCCAGGtactgtgtgtgtgtggggtgCTGAGACTCTTGCTATCTTTGCCCGAATCGTTCCGATGAATAAATATGTTTCAGTGAATATTTATTGCCACGACTAGACGACCACTCGTGAGCAATGAAGGCGGAGTGTATGTGAAGCACACCAAGCAACAGCTACCATAAGCGGGCCATGCCCATAAACTACTTGAGTTGCAGTGAGGTCACGATAAGTGACCATTATCGCTAGATGATACTGGGTACGGGAGCGAGATTACCCACGATTGAGATGAGTTACTCTGATTTATTTCAGAGATTTAGCTCCAGGTACGTTGTGTACGGGAGAATATTTCCCAAATGTGGAATGAATCAACTGATTCTAGGTCTTTGGTTTGACCTTTATGCTCTTTATTAATGAGCTAGTCTCTTCTCATGGCCTTAGGTGTTACTCCTTGACGCGGGAGTATTGGCTTTTTCTAGCCGATGGACCAGACTATAGGATGGGTGACTAAAGACTTAGGGTTTTTGTACCCGAAGAGACCGcgtcggtggttcagtggaatatatttattatagaGTAGAGACGACCGCACCGTATCAACCAAGACGAAGATATTTTAAAGCACACCAAGCAACAGTTAGAATAAGCAGGCCACGCCCATAAACTACTTGAATTGCAGTGAGGTCACGATAAGTGACCATCACGCTAGATGATATCTTCCTCATACCTCTGTCATGCTTCAGCCGAAGAAGCATCACTCTTTCTCTGTTGAACGCTTTCGGTGCCGCTTATGTGCAAAACATTGTTGTACATGACAGATCACGTCCTGGAATTACATGATTTTATTTATGGTCTCCATGGTGCTCATCGCAGTAGTCAACACTATAATCCTCTCTGTGGATCATCCTCATCGGGACCTGCGTAACCAACTACGTCCCAGTGAAATCAAAGCCAAATTAATGAGTCCTATAGAAAATCCAATATTTGAGATGATGCCAAGAATTAATTTGCAACAATTTTAGACCGGTTATTCGATTATAATAGAGGGATCCTCACAACTGGAATTACTCTCGACTTCCTTAGTACGCAACAGAAGATGCCTTGAGGGAATGTCCCTATCCTCCACTGGTTTTGTTGAGGTAAATGCTCGATCTTGTGACGATTGTTGGTGTCATAAGCCATATTTTCGCACACGACAATATCTTAGAGGTCCGTTTGCTGTCTCCTatagtgcttttatccttggAAATTGGTCTTATTCTGGTGATTTTTATGCAATATAAATTAGTCAACAATATAATCACCATGGTTAGTAAATACAGTGATCTACCTATTGAACAGGTTAGCGACCCTATTTTATCAGGGATCCTCGAAGTTggcaaagtttttctttgataacGAAGCTTTTGTTTCGTCTTTGCGCGGGCCACTCAAATTAGAGAATTACCCTCGATTCTTACGATTGGATTTCCTGACGTAAATTTATCTTTGAAGTCTGTGCCTCCTTGAAGTGAAGCAGCCGTGGATGGTGAGAGCTCCAGTGATGTCCTCCCTCAACGCCCTTTTGAAATTTGTGGCTGCTTCCGAGACCGAAGCGCGGCGGCGGCATTCGTTGGTTCGAATTCGCTTCAACATCGTGACTGGAGTCAGGGATTAGCACCGTCTTCATAAACTTTTGCGAAAAATGTTCTAGGTATGAGAATGTTCTACAAGTACCTTATGACACTTTTTGTGTAGCTATCAATACTTAGATGTTCTAGTCCagctaattttagtttttttttccaaactttctCTTCGACCTTTTAAATAACTGTTCCGTCCATCTGTGACTTGagattcttaaaaattttctaagaagACTGATAAAAGGTAGAAGTGATGTCATGTTAATTTCGTCACCTTTGTTTTAAAGCAGTTTTTAAAGTTGTCTGCAAACATCTGCATTATGCCCACATACTGCTATCACACCTCCGCGAAAATCACTTTGTGTTTCCTTTTATTCGATTGTTGCGCCATTAATATTTCTtgggaatattttcatttaccGCGCGTTTGCTTTCCCGCCCTTCTCGCCGTGGTGCGCTGTGAGGTGTATAATAGGTCTAACATAGCCGTTCGTTGCTAGGCTCGTTGAGTGTGATCCCCACGCTCTCGCTCTCCGGTCATCTAAGTGTCGTGCTCTTTGGAATAACCGCGACTAAAAATGTCCATGTGTCTCTTCTTCATACTTTGTTCAGGGTGgccactggtcgactgttcatTCCCCAGTTGATATCGCGATCTTTCCTATTCTGCACACCCAGattattttggaaatattttctttcagtgCACTGCATTCGTAAGCATTATCGAACACACCAGGTTAGAAATAAAAGATTCCGACTTAATTTGTTCCGGAATGGTGCTAACCTTCTAGAAACTATTGCAATTTTGGTTCTTCTAAATTTGGGATTCGTGGCTTGTGCACATTTTTATATTGCTATTGTGATAGCTATCCAATGCTAAGCTGATGTCGGCAAACAATGAATGTAGCCAGCATAGTAGTGTAGTGAACTCTCACGACGACCCAAGAGGCTTCCCAgtagtgagttttttttctttcttcgtctttttttctgccttctCTTCAAAACCAGCTTCTtgatagaaaagaaagctgCGAACAGAAGATTGCTTGATTACAATTGCTATATATGTGTTTTCTATGTAATTTCCGGTAATTTGGATAATGATTACGTTAAGGAAAGAGCTCGGGCTGTGGATAGCCCTTTGGGTCAGCTCGATCCTTCGAGAATCACACATATGGTTGTTGATCAGGTTGGATTAAACACATCAGGTGAACGCTGCAGTGATAGCAGTTTCGTTGTTCCAGGACCTCCACAGCAGGTTtgattttggaaatatttctcaatttcaaaggatattttcttttgtgtttgtCAGTTGTGTGAGTAATCCGGTTAAGAAGTGAGCAATATACTAGGAAAAGAAGtatattcattatattcatGCTAGTTATTTTGCCATGATATTCCTGTTGTCAGTAACTACGAAGGCATATGAACAACTGCTTTCAAGGAATCTTAGAAGTTCTTTTAATGCGCGTACCAATCGTTCTCAATTCAAAGtgctcattattatttttcaacgCAAAAAGTTCATATCAAGAAATAATCTATGTACTCGTGTTTTAGCATTGGACTTGTTCCTCTCCAGCACCGAGTCCTATCATGCCGTCTCCTTCCAGAGGTATGGtctttctatttcattctACTTTTCTTGTTTCATCAGGCCTTTTAATGATTTACTGATTTGCGATTACCTTGTGTAGTAGAATGTTGttaattttgaagatttccaGCATTAAGTTAAATCGTAAATGTTTACCAGCTATTTAAATTTGTTCTGTCAAGCTCCAAAAGCGTCgagttttcttccaaaatccaGAGCCCAATTTTGATGGTAGCCTCACCATCCTGAAACTTCTCGTTTGTGTTCCTCACTAGTTGTGCTGTGTGTTCATTTAGCTTCCCGATTATTTGAGGTTCAGAGGATTGAATAACTCCCTGGGAAACAAATCTCTAAAATGTCAGAACATACCTTCTCTCAAGTATACTtctaaaaatcagcaaaatccTTGTAGTTCTAGGTGTCATAACACACACACTTGcgaatataaaggataaagtttctggcgtcaatcaatccgcttagaatGCGCcccaacgttcacttcaattcggaatcgtttgaggtttacgaacgtgttaCTGgcccttacaatgacttgcggcggctagccgatgtgtgaagtcagtgtttttatcctcccagacgagtctggtaccaatttatcgaccccgggaggatgaaaggcttggtgagcactagggcggattcgaacctccgatcgatcgctcaggaagtggaacctctaactgctacactacacaCGCCCCTCTTGCAAATATAGCTCTGAGAAATTCTCGGAAATCTCCAGAGAACAGAAGCTGTTCTTTTAATAATGACATGCTTTCAGCATCATCTTACCTACTACCTTCCTTGTTGTCAGAATAAGAGTTTATCAGGATTCACAAGTGTCAGTCATTTTTTCATGCTAAAACTTATAAAAAATTATGgctctttcttctccttatGTCAAGTCCACCCATAAACCTATGAACACTATCTGTTTTGTTATTGAAAGTGTCATATGTTCTAGTTACATTGTCTGACCACATACGGAGTCTTGTCTTAAcctttctccttcttcctcTTGATCCCCTCAGTTTTTGGCGATAAAGCACTTGTTTCAGTCGTAGTGCGTTTCGTTATTGCCAGTAAGAATTGCAGtttaattcttttgtttttttctatttcgaaGATAGGTAATGTTCGCTTAATTTCTAGATCCCTCACTCTTGTAGCGAGCATATGTTAGAGCAGCACCGACAActgagaagagaaagaggaggTAGCAGTTGTGGAAGGGAATGCCCCTACACACAAACACGA
Coding sequences within it:
- a CDS encoding hypothetical protein (NECATOR_CHRIV.G15391.T1), with amino-acid sequence MFLDWDVHQYHYQHHLAAVLAKESGVYQQLRSQRRRECTKTLVLKDTAQCEDLIPLGISTVFINFCEKCSRVATGRLFIPQLISRSFLFCTPRLFWKYFLSVHCIRKHYRTHQKLLQFWFF